Proteins from a single region of Pleurocapsa minor HA4230-MV1:
- a CDS encoding late competence development ComFB family protein translates to MKNSQSENDYIHRNVMEMLVADEIERQLVRLPSNIKKFINPIEVATYALNRLPALYASSQQGFNKQKLKGRSEHSVKITQEVRKGLAAVQQDLLRSSTPLLSENESEIDKSIKEAKAALQELADYLPEKDLTWKNVIRLVKPILAELKEQDPEAIYSQKVKARGSELWEDSIYKK, encoded by the coding sequence ATGAAAAATAGCCAGTCAGAAAATGATTATATTCACCGTAATGTGATGGAAATGTTAGTTGCTGATGAAATTGAGCGACAACTAGTTCGCCTTCCTAGCAATATTAAAAAGTTTATTAATCCGATTGAAGTAGCTACTTATGCTCTTAATAGATTACCTGCCTTATATGCTTCATCACAACAGGGGTTTAATAAACAAAAGCTTAAAGGACGCTCAGAACATAGTGTAAAAATTACTCAAGAAGTACGTAAAGGATTGGCAGCAGTTCAACAAGATTTACTTCGTAGTTCTACTCCTTTGCTATCAGAAAATGAGTCAGAAATTGATAAAAGTATTAAAGAAGCTAAAGCCGCTTTACAAGAGTTAGCTGATTATTTACCAGAAAAAGATTTGACTTGGAAAAATGTCATTAGGTTGGTTAAACCTATCTTAGCTGAATTAAAAGAGCAAGACCCAGAAGCAATTTATAGTCAAAAAGTTAAAGCTAGAGGAAGCGAACTTTGGGAAGACTCTATTTATAAAAAATAA
- the cphA gene encoding cyanophycin synthetase encodes MRILQTQTLRGPNYWSIRRNKLIVMQLALEELTEKTSNEIPGFYEGIIQVLPSLIEHHCSRGHRGGFLERIKEGTLMGHIVEHIALELQELAGMPVGFGRTRETSTPGVFNVAFEYIEEQAGRYAGRAAVRLCQSIVETGTYSSAELEKDLRDLQELHASTALGPSTETIIKEAEARKIPWMWLSARAMLQLGYGARQKRIQATLSNNTSILAVELACDKEGTKNILGNAGVPVPKGTVIEYLDELEQAIADVGGYPIVIKPLDGNHGRGITININDVEEAELAYDLASNASKTRSVIVEQYYQGNDHRVLVIDGKVVAVAERVPAHVTGNGQDTIRQLIDLTNQDSRRGNGHDNVLTKITVDQTSLAVLKKQGYDLDSVLPAQEVVYLRATANLSTGGVAIDRTDEIHPQNIWLAERVAKIIGLDIAGIDIVTSDISKPLNETKGVVVEVNAAPGFRMHAAPSYGLPRNIGASVLEMLFPEQTPSRIPIVAITGTNGKTTTTRLTAHIYRQTDKVVGFTATDGIYIQEYLVEQGDNTGPYSAGAILKDPTVEVAVLETARGGILRSGLAFDSCDVGVVLNVAADHLGLGGIDTIEQMAKVKAVVAETVKADGYAILNADDPLVAAMADKLNCNVAYFSMNPDNPIIIEHSRRNGLAAVYEHGYLAILEGKWTLRIEKAINIPMTMGGKAPFMIANALASCLATFAQGVDIELIRQGVRTFQMSAEQTPGRMNLFEIEDYQVLIDYAHNPHGFKAVGDFVRNWQGSKIGVVGGPGDRRNEDLILLGNIAAEIFDQIIIKEDQDFRGRESGEVADLIKKGVYQISPDKNHEIILNEIEAINTALNQAPKDSLVVIFPEKVDLAIDLIQQRRQKES; translated from the coding sequence ATGAGAATTTTACAAACTCAGACCCTACGGGGCCCTAATTACTGGAGTATTCGGCGCAATAAGTTGATTGTGATGCAGCTAGCTTTGGAAGAGTTGACTGAAAAAACGTCGAATGAGATTCCAGGGTTTTATGAGGGTATAATTCAGGTATTACCTAGCTTGATTGAACATCACTGCTCTCGTGGACATCGTGGTGGTTTTCTCGAAAGAATTAAAGAAGGCACTTTAATGGGTCATATTGTTGAACACATTGCTCTAGAGCTGCAAGAGTTGGCAGGAATGCCCGTAGGTTTTGGTCGTACCAGAGAAACCTCAACTCCAGGAGTGTTTAACGTCGCTTTTGAATATATCGAAGAACAGGCAGGACGTTACGCAGGTAGAGCCGCAGTGAGATTATGTCAGTCAATTGTGGAAACAGGCACTTATTCTTCGGCTGAGCTTGAGAAGGATTTGCGAGATCTCCAAGAGCTTCATGCTAGTACTGCTTTGGGGCCATCTACTGAGACAATCATCAAAGAAGCCGAGGCACGAAAAATTCCCTGGATGTGGCTAAGTGCGCGGGCGATGTTACAGCTTGGTTATGGGGCGAGACAAAAGCGAATTCAGGCTACCTTGAGCAATAATACTAGTATTCTGGCGGTAGAGCTTGCCTGCGATAAGGAAGGTACAAAAAATATTTTGGGCAATGCAGGAGTACCTGTACCTAAAGGAACGGTAATTGAGTATTTAGATGAATTAGAACAGGCGATCGCTGATGTGGGAGGTTATCCGATCGTGATTAAGCCTTTGGATGGCAACCACGGTCGCGGTATTACTATCAATATTAATGATGTAGAGGAAGCAGAATTAGCTTACGATTTGGCGAGTAATGCTTCTAAAACTCGCTCGGTGATTGTCGAGCAATACTATCAGGGCAACGACCATCGGGTATTGGTGATTGACGGGAAGGTGGTAGCGGTAGCCGAAAGAGTCCCTGCTCACGTTACGGGTAATGGTCAGGATACAATTAGGCAGTTAATCGATCTGACTAACCAAGACTCTAGAAGAGGTAACGGGCATGATAATGTGCTGACTAAAATTACTGTCGATCAAACATCTTTGGCGGTCTTAAAAAAGCAGGGTTACGATCTCGATTCGGTTTTGCCTGCTCAAGAAGTTGTTTATTTGCGCGCTACGGCTAATTTAAGTACTGGCGGAGTTGCGATCGATCGCACTGATGAAATTCACCCGCAAAATATCTGGCTAGCCGAGAGAGTAGCCAAGATCATCGGCTTAGATATTGCTGGAATTGATATTGTTACTTCAGATATCAGTAAGCCTCTTAATGAAACAAAAGGAGTAGTTGTTGAAGTTAATGCTGCTCCTGGTTTTAGAATGCACGCTGCCCCTAGTTATGGGCTGCCTCGTAATATCGGTGCATCGGTATTGGAAATGCTGTTTCCCGAGCAAACTCCCAGTCGAATCCCTATCGTGGCGATTACGGGAACTAATGGTAAAACTACTACTACTAGGTTAACTGCTCATATTTATCGTCAAACTGATAAAGTTGTTGGCTTTACTGCTACTGATGGTATTTATATCCAAGAATATTTAGTCGAACAGGGCGACAACACTGGGCCTTATAGTGCTGGCGCAATTCTTAAAGATCCAACTGTAGAAGTTGCCGTTTTAGAGACAGCTAGAGGTGGTATTTTGCGTTCAGGCTTGGCTTTTGATAGCTGTGATGTGGGCGTAGTTTTAAACGTAGCGGCTGACCATCTTGGTTTAGGTGGCATCGACACTATTGAACAAATGGCAAAAGTCAAAGCAGTGGTTGCAGAGACAGTTAAGGCGGACGGTTATGCAATTTTGAATGCCGACGATCCTTTGGTAGCAGCAATGGCGGACAAGCTTAACTGTAACGTGGCATATTTCTCGATGAATCCCGATAATCCGATTATTATCGAACATTCTCGTCGTAATGGATTAGCGGCAGTCTACGAACACGGCTATCTGGCAATTTTAGAAGGTAAATGGACACTCAGGATTGAGAAAGCGATTAATATTCCCATGACCATGGGCGGGAAAGCTCCCTTTATGATTGCTAATGCTTTAGCTAGCTGCTTAGCTACCTTTGCTCAAGGAGTTGATATCGAGCTGATCCGTCAGGGAGTACGCACTTTTCAAATGTCGGCAGAGCAAACCCCAGGTAGAATGAATCTGTTTGAAATCGAGGATTATCAGGTACTAATCGATTATGCCCATAACCCTCATGGATTTAAAGCGGTAGGCGATTTTGTCCGTAACTGGCAAGGGAGCAAAATCGGTGTAGTTGGGGGTCCAGGCGATCGCCGTAATGAAGATCTTATTTTACTAGGTAATATTGCTGCTGAAATTTTCGATCAAATCATTATTAAAGAAGACCAAGATTTCAGGGGGAGAGAGTCTGGAGAAGTTGCCGATCTGATTAAAAAGGGAGTCTATCAGATCAGTCCAGACAAAAATCACGAAATTATTCTTAATGAAATTGAGGCAATTAATACAGCTTTAAACCAAGCACCAAAAGATAGTTTGGTGGTAATCTTCCCCGAAAAAGTTGATTTAGCGATCGACCTAATTCAGCAGCGCAGGCAAAAAGAATCTTAG
- a CDS encoding cyanophycinase, which yields MINTEVEYYTSLYSQSTKNAILVIGGAEDKVHGKEILQTFFQRSGGTDALIGIVPCASREPALIGERYYRLFDDMGAKEIKVLDIRDRPGAEDTDHLSFVENCTGIFLTGGDQLRLCGLLADTPLMNRIVARAQQRKMSLAGTSAGAAIMGQHMISGGSSAECPNRALVDMAKGLNIIPGVLVDQHFYNRNRLARLLSAVSAHPELLGVGIDEDTCAMFESDGMIQVIGKGAVTIVDARTMSYSNQEQAIGNQPLSLHNLKLHILGYGDRYDLQRHLPLH from the coding sequence ATGATTAACACCGAAGTTGAATATTACACCAGCTTATATTCTCAATCTACCAAAAATGCTATTTTAGTTATTGGTGGGGCGGAAGATAAAGTACATGGTAAAGAAATACTGCAAACTTTCTTTCAGCGTTCAGGAGGAACAGATGCCCTGATTGGAATTGTCCCCTGTGCTTCACGAGAACCTGCTTTGATTGGGGAGAGATACTATCGACTCTTCGACGATATGGGTGCAAAAGAAATCAAAGTTTTAGATATACGCGATCGCCCAGGTGCAGAGGATACAGATCATCTTAGTTTTGTGGAAAACTGTACGGGAATTTTTCTGACAGGTGGCGATCAACTGCGTCTTTGTGGTTTACTCGCCGACACCCCCTTAATGAATCGAATTGTCGCCAGGGCGCAACAGCGTAAAATGAGTCTAGCAGGAACTAGTGCAGGAGCAGCCATTATGGGTCAGCACATGATTTCTGGTGGTAGTAGTGCTGAATGTCCTAATCGTGCCTTAGTAGATATGGCTAAAGGTCTTAATATCATTCCTGGAGTTTTGGTAGACCAGCACTTTTATAATCGTAATCGTTTAGCTCGGTTATTGAGTGCAGTTTCCGCTCATCCTGAACTGCTAGGTGTTGGAATTGATGAAGATACCTGTGCCATGTTTGAAAGTGACGGCATGATTCAAGTAATAGGCAAGGGTGCGGTAACTATTGTCGATGCCAGAACAATGTCTTACTCGAACCAAGAACAAGCTATTGGCAATCAGCCTCTGAGCCTACACAATCTTAAACTGCATATTTTAGGTTACGGCGATCGCTATGATCTACAGCGTCATCTTCCTCTACATTAA
- the trmD gene encoding tRNA (guanosine(37)-N1)-methyltransferase TrmD, translating to MRFDIITLFPDFFVSPLRCSLLGKAIAKKIATVNLVNPRDFTTDKHRKVDDITYGGGVGMLLKPEPIFAAVESLPILPQREIILVTPQGEPLNQPLLKNLATNYQQLVIICGHYEGVDERIRQHLVTKEISLGDFVLTCGEIPALTLINGVTRLLPGTVGKEESLKTESFETELLDYPQYTRPAEYRGWQVPEVLRSGNHKLIDEWRRAEQIKRTSDRRPDLWAKWQSLINNETDKR from the coding sequence GTGCGTTTTGATATTATCACTCTTTTCCCCGACTTTTTTGTCTCTCCCCTTAGATGTAGTTTACTAGGTAAAGCGATCGCCAAGAAAATTGCCACCGTAAATTTAGTTAACCCCCGCGACTTTACCACGGACAAACACCGTAAGGTAGATGACATTACCTATGGTGGAGGAGTAGGTATGCTGCTTAAACCAGAACCGATATTTGCTGCGGTAGAATCTTTGCCTATTTTGCCCCAGCGAGAAATTATTTTAGTTACTCCTCAAGGAGAACCTCTTAATCAACCTTTACTTAAAAATCTCGCCACTAATTATCAACAGCTAGTAATTATTTGCGGTCATTATGAAGGAGTAGATGAGCGAATCAGACAGCACTTAGTCACCAAAGAGATCTCTTTAGGAGATTTTGTCTTGACCTGTGGCGAAATCCCAGCTCTTACCCTGATTAACGGCGTCACCAGACTTTTACCAGGAACAGTAGGGAAAGAGGAATCTTTGAAGACAGAGAGCTTTGAAACTGAATTATTAGACTATCCTCAATATACCAGACCTGCCGAATATCGTGGCTGGCAAGTGCCAGAAGTATTACGCTCAGGAAATCACAAGTTAATTGACGAGTGGCGTAGAGCAGAACAGATTAAACGGACAAGCGATCGCCGTCCTGATTTGTGGGCGAAATGGCAGTCTTTGATTAATAATGAAACCGACAAGAGATAA
- a CDS encoding Txe/YoeB family addiction module toxin, whose translation MSSRILAWTDEAWDSYVYWQSQDKKTLKRINKLIKATKSTPFIGIGKPEPLKENLSGLWSRRIDDTNRLVYAVSDRYLTIISCRFHY comes from the coding sequence ATGAGTAGTCGGATTTTAGCCTGGACTGATGAAGCCTGGGATAGTTATGTTTACTGGCAGAGTCAGGATAAAAAAACGCTAAAGAGAATTAACAAACTAATTAAAGCTACAAAAAGTACTCCCTTTATAGGGATTGGTAAGCCTGAACCTCTAAAAGAAAATTTATCAGGATTGTGGTCACGTCGCATAGACGATACAAATCGTCTTGTGTATGCAGTCAGCGATCGCTATCTAACTATTATCTCTTGTCGGTTTCATTATTAA